In Thermococcus profundus, the genomic stretch TGAGGGGAAGGTAGAGCGAGAGGAGCACCATGCCGTAGGCTGGGGCCTTGACGACCGCCCCGGAGAGGAGCGCCGAGACAGGGGAGGGGGCGTTGGCGTGGGCATCCGGAAGCCAGAGGTGGAGGGGGAAGATACCGGCCTTGAGGAGGAGCGAGGCTAAAGCGAGTGCAACGGCCGCCCTTATCTCCGCTGAGGGCGGAACCCGGGAAATCAGCTCGAGGTTTAGATAGCCAGTCTTGAGGTAGATAACGCCTATCGAGAACACGAAAAAGTAGGAAGCTAGGAGCGAGAGCATTAGGTACTTGTATGCCGCCCTGGTTGCCCTCCTCTCTCCGGAGAGGCCCACCAACGCGAATGAAGACACCGAGGCTATCTCCATGAAGATGTAGAAGTTGAAGAGATCCCTGCTTATGAAGGCCCCGAGGAGGCTGGCATGGACAAGAAGGAGCAGGACGAGGGCCTTTACTTCCCTTTTGAAGTAGCTAATGGAGTACAGGGCAACGGCGGAGAAGAGGATAAGCTCGCCAAGGATAAGGAGGGAGTTGTAAGCGTCGAGGGCGACCTCTATCCCCCCCACCCTCGGCCAGTTACCCACGACCCCGCTCCCTTCACCAAGGGCGAGGTAGACGAACCATGGGAGAAGCGCGCCGGCCAGGAAGAGGTACTTAGCGTACTTTTCCATTCTAACGGGGATTGTTAGGGCTGTAAGGAAAGCGAAGAGGAGTGGAACTGCAACGAGGACGGCTATCACGCCCACTCCCCCCCGTTGCGCAGTATCATCGCAAGGGCCAGCGCGGTTATAGCCACGTCAACGACGAGCGTTGTCAGCATTAGCGTGGCAGGAAGCGGGTCAACCGGAGTGGAGGGCATTATCGGGAAGTCCCCTCCCTCGACGTAACCTGTGCCTATGAAGAACAGTATCAGACCGAGGGAAACCACGTTGATGGAGAGCACCTGCTTTATCGCCTTCTCCTTCGATATCAGACCGTAGAGACCTATGAGCATCACGATTATTCCAGCGGTCTCGGCGTTAATCACGGTCAACCCACCTCGCCAAGATGTAGAAGACGAGGACGAAGGAGGTACCCACCTTGAGGGCAACGCCTACGTTGAATGTCATTATGGTACCTCCCGGGATGTAGGGGCGGAGGAAGTTGAGGAAGAAGGCCCCGAAGGCTAAACCCATGAGTGCGACCCCTACTATAAAGAGGGCCGCAGAAGATTCTACGAGCTGGACCGTCCTGAGCGGGAAGTGCTTTCTCGTTCTCCTGTAGCCGTAGGCGGTCATGAGCAGGATAACGCTCACGGCGAAGATTACCCCTGCCTGAAAGCCGCCGCCGGGGCTCTCGTAGCCGTAGATGGTGAGGTAAGCTCCATATGTGACCAGGAAAGGCGCCACGAGCTTTGTCGTCGTCCTCACGACGAGGCTCATCTTCACTTCATTCTCCTCCCGAGGAGCAGGTAAAAGGCGGTGGCCGCCGCGAAGAGGAGGGTAGCTTCGCCAAGGCTGTCGTAGGCCCTCCAGTCTGCCAGTATGGCCGTCACGAGGTTCGGGATTCCAACCTCGCGCCAATTAGTTAGGTAGTAGGCGTAGCTCCCCCCTGAAACTTTGGTGTAGTCAAGCCTGAGGAGCTCCAGCAGGAGGGCCGAACTGATGAGCGCTCCGATGAGGCGCTTCACTCCCCCACCTCCTTTATCGTGTAGAGGAATAGCCCCGTTACTATCGCCCCAACCACGACGGCCGAGAGGGCAACATCGGGAGCTTTAAGCTGGATCAGGACGATTACGAAGGCTAGGCTGAGGAGGCCGTAGCGCAGTACCGCGGAGGTGAGTTTCTCAGCCTCCACCACCGAGGCCGATAGGAGGATTATCGCAATAAGCAGGACTTCATGGATTGTCCCAGGCATACATGTCCACCACCGCTTTCGGCTTTACCCCACTCTTATAGGCGGCCCTCGCTATCGCATGGCTGACCATCGGGTTTATCATGGCTATCATGAAGGCTATCACGAGGAACTTGAGCTTTCCCGTGAGGGAGAAGTCCGAGGCGAGTGCCAGGGCCAGGAGTATGCTTATCGCCCCACCAGTGTCGCACTTCGCTGTTGCATGTAGCCTCGTGTAAACGTCGGGGAAGCGGAGTAACCCGAGGGCCCCGAAGAGCATTATGAAGAGGCCGAAGAGGAGGAAGAGGAAAGCTATCACGCCCTCACCTCCATGTACTTAGCTATGATGAGCCCGCCCACGGCGTTGACCATGAGGAGCACTATGCTCACGTCGAGGAGGTAGGGGGCATCGTAGAGGAGCGAGAGCATTGCTATTATCACCACGGCCTTCGTCGTTGCCGTGTTCAGTGCAACTGCCCTGTCAGCCAGCGTCGGGCCGAAGATAACGCGGTAGCTAACCAGCGTCGCGGTAAACACTAGGAAAGCCACCGCGTATGGTAAAATCACCAGAAGATTTTCTTCAGCCATTCCTCAAGCTCCCCCTTTATCTTCATTCCAGCCTTCTCCTGGTCGAGGGTTTCAACATCAATCCAGTGCACGTAGAGGTAGGCCTCACCGAGCTTCTTGTTGACGTCCAGTGTGAGGGTACCCGGTGTTAGCGTTATGGAGTTCGCGAGGACGGTCAAGCCCGTGTTCGAGTGAAGGTCAGCCTTCACCTTAACTATCCCGGGGTTTATGTCCATGAAGAGGACGTTTTTAACGACCTTAAGGTTGCTCTCAAGCAGGCGAAAGGCCATGATGAAGAGGTACTGCGGGACGAGGAACAGGAATATGTAGGCCGCCTTTGAGAGCAGATGTCCCGTCTGCCTTATGTCGTCCGTCAGAAAGTCCCTCGTTACCGTGGCAATGGCAAGCGTCACCAGGGCCCCGGTGATCAGATGGGAAGGTGAGAACTTCCCGCTTACGACGAGCCAGAAGGCAAATAGGGCCAGCCACGTGATCCCCACCCTCTCCCAAGCCGGAAGCTTTCTCGCCTCGTAGCTCTCGTAGAGAACCCTGCCCCTAACCTCATCCAGTCTCTCACGTAGGTAGAAGTGCACCCTGCCCATGTATCGATTTCTACCCCAAACCTAAAAAGGGTTTTGACGGAGCTATGTCTCCGCATCCCAGAGAGCCAGCCCGTTGTCCTGCGGTTTTCTCTCCAGAGGTTCCCCTAAGAGCTCCTGAATGAAGACCTCCGCAACGAAGACCTCTCCTTCAACCAGATGGCCGCCGTAGAGCCTTCCGTCCGGGCCTCCAAGCGAAACGTGGATGTGCGCGAAGGGTTTTCCCTCCTTGAGGCTTATGTTTCCCATCAGGGAAACCAGCTCAAAGGTTCCCTTCAGTTCGATCACTTTGTATTCCCCGGCTTTCTCATCGAAGTAGCCTATTTCGGGGTTCCTCAGGCTTCCTATCGCGTTGATGATTCCTATGAGAACGTTGTGCTCCTCGGCGAAGCGGTTTATGTAGCTTAAAAGCTCTTCCCCCTCTGGAACCCTGAAAAGAAAGTTCCTTCCCTTTGAAAACCTCATCACCCTCACCTAAACCCTAATAAACCGCACCCGATTTAATCCTTTGGGTGAGAAGATGGACGCGAGAAATGCTGTGATGAGGATTCTCCCAGAGCTTAGGGAGCTTGAGGAGGTGGATTTTTCGAAGTACTCAAGCCGGTACCTTCCGCTAATCAGCGCCTTTGCTGAAACGGGTAGGACTGGTCTGACCGAGTTCGAGGCTTTCGTGAGGGAAAACGGCCTCGAATCTTCCACCGTCGGAAACTTCCTCATCTCGCTCTTCCAGTACCTCCTGATCCGCTACCGTCGTTACAACGAGTACTCCGTCGTTAAGCCGGCAATTAAGGTCTTCATCACCCTCAAGGGCTGGCTGAACGAGAACGGCTTTGAAAAGGAGTGGAAGCTCCTCCTCCACAACTTCGCCGGGTACATCGTGGACATGGCCGGAAAAACGGCCGAAAGGGAGGACTGCGAGACGGCCCTCGCTTACTTTACCACCGCCTACAGGCTTGCGGAGGAAGCTGCAGAGAACTTTAAGGAGAAGTACTTTGGGGAGCTCAGGGAGAAAGCGGGGGAGATGCTGAAGTCCCTCCACGAAAGGTGTGGGATTGAAGGAGAGCCCCCTGAAAAGAGGGAGAAGGGCTGTTAAGCCTTCCCTTCCTCGATCTCCTTCTTGAAGTACGCGTACATCGCATCGTAGAGTGGAAACTCCTTCTCGAGGGTCTCGTAGTCGTCCTTGGATATCATTCTGTAACCCCGTGCGAGAATATCCAAGGCCACCGCCAGCGGCTGGGGATTCTCCACGTGGGTGTCGGCCTCCCTAACGATCTCCGCTATCTTCAAAACGGCTGGATCGGTTATGTTGTACTTCTCTACGAATGCGTCGAAGGAGCATTTACCGTCGTGGTGGCCGAGCTCAACGCCCTTGAAGTCGAAGGGAATTCCCTCTGTTATGGTCGAGGGGTCGGTGTCGCGGGGCACGAAGATGAACTCCGCCTCGGGGTCGATAAAGCGCTTTATAAGCCACGGGCACGCCACGCGGTCCACGTGGACGTGCTCTCTCGTCACCCACTTCATAACATCGCCTCAGATCGGGTTGGCGCTCATACTATTTACGGGTTTTGAGGGGAAAATTCAGAGAGAACCGGCCGATGAGAAGCTACCTCTCCAGCGTTACCTCCGCGTAGCTCCTTGGATCCTCCCATATCTTTACCTTTATCTTCCTCACGTTGTCCCCCGCCTTCTCGGCTATCCTCTCCGCGAACCACTCGGCTATGTATTCAGCCGTCACATTGGGCTTGTCCAGAACAACGGCCTCGTCTTTGGGGAGCTCGAGCCTCTTCCCGTTCTTCTCGATAACGAGAACACCATCCTCTCTCTCGACGACCCACCCCTCACTCACGAGGATCCTGTGGTCGAGGAGCTTTATGAGCTTGCTCAGGTGGTTGAAGTCGAATATCATACCGTTCTCGTTGAGTTCGCCCCATATCTCGACGTCGACGTTGTAGGTGTGGCCGTGTATGCGGAGGCACTTGCTCTCGTAGGGCAGAGCGAGGAAGTGGGAGCTGTCGAAGTCCTTGTGCCAGCCTATCTTTCTCTCACTGATTCTGAACCCCATGCTCTCACCTCCCAATAAATCCATCAAAGGCGTTATAACCCTTTTTGCCCAAACGGCATGGTCTCTCAAAGGGTCAAATTGTTTAAGAATATAGACTTTCACACCTCCTGTATCGAAGGTACGCGGGCAGATCAATCCTCTCCTCCAGTCATTATCAATGGGGGGTTGTGTTGCTTATAGTTGCTTGGTCATGAGTTTAAAAAAGTGTGAATTTGCAGTAGTTAAAAATTATTTAAACGATAAACTTTAATAGTAGAAGGCATTAAGAATCAATCAATGACTAGTTATTCAAATGAGGACATAAAGAATACACTGAAACAGTATTTTAACAGAGTATCAATCTTAACAACTCAAGTTCCAATACAGCTCAGAGAGGTGTTGCTCCCAGAATATATGCTTTATCAAGGATTTAAGAGCGTGGTTTATATTGATGATAGTGGTAAAGTTGGATTTGAGATCCTTCGAAAGCGAGCAAGTAGGGTTTCCATAAAAATCAAAAAAACCAAAAAAAACTGTGGAGGAAGAGATATTCGGGATTTCAGGCGTTAATGGTGCATTTGTGGTAACCGGGAAGGATTCGGGATTTTGGAGGATTATATTCACCAATCATGGCTTCATTGGGAGATATAAAAATCAACTCCCTGAAGATTCAACAATTTTTGTACTGGCTAATGATACGATCCCTGTAAAAGTAGAACACAACGGAGAAGCAAAGTTAGTGGATGTGGGAATATATTGGGTAGTCAGAAAACAACGGCATGTTAAGCACATTCCCTTTGCATGGATTTTTGGGAAGTCTTCTACTCTTAAAGAGATTAGCCCACTCTCTCACGCCGAGTCTGATTTCTACTTTATACTTTTCAATAGACTCTATGAGATAATCACAAATGGTTATCAGAGGATTATTGATAAAATCGCAAAACTCAAGGCTCTTGAAATGTATATGGAACTCATAGCTAGGATAGAAGACGAAATCAGAAACACTATATATACAACTAAAGCTGATGAGCAAGTTTTTCAGGATATGCTCACACGATACAAATTTTTCTTATGGCCCGGTGCAATGATGATAGAGAGCCAACCGACACTTCAAGGAGAACTCCTAAGAAGACCAGATTTTCGTATTCAAACAAAGGAAGGTAGAGAAATTTATGTCGAGATTGAACCTCCAAGATATAAGCCGTTTATTGGAACAAGGAAATCTACCCGCCTGAAAGGTGCCCTAAATCAAATTTCAGACTGGAGAAAGATAATAGGCAATAACAGCAATGTTTTATACATGATAATTATTGGGCTTTTTGAAGAGTTAACTGAAGAAGAGAAAAGAGCGTTGAGCTCTTTTAATGAGTCACAAGATAATTTGGTCGTTGTAACTTGGGAATACATACTTGAAAATGTTGAGAAAATCAAAGAGGGGATTAATAAAGAACTTGCTGGAGATATGTAAAAATAAAAACGTCAAATACCTCTGCTCCGCATATATGCAGGCAGATCAATCCTCTGCTCCAGCCACTCCCTCGTGAACCCTGTGACCACGATCGGCACTCTCCTCAGCTCCTCGACGTTTCTGGCCCCGACGAGGAACATGGCATTGCGGATCTCCTCTATGTAGCGCCTGAGGATTTTTATGACCCCTTCAACGTCGCCCTTGACAGCCGGCTTGAGGAGAGGCAGGGCAACCCCTGCGAAGGTGGCTCCCATGGCGAGAGCCTTCGCCATCGCTATACCGTCCCTCATCCCGCCTGTGGCTATTATTGGAAGTTCTGTGGCGTACCTAACTTCGGCAACGCTGATGGCGGTCTTTATCCCCCAGTCCCAGAAGCGGAGGGCCAAATCCTTCCCCAGCTCGTCCTTTGCCCGATAATACTCAACGCCGCTCCAGCTCGTCCCGCCGAGGCCGCCAACGTCTATCGCATCAATGCCGATGCTCTCCAGTTTTATCGCGACCTCCATGGAAACTCCCGCGCCTGTCTCCTTAGCTATTATCGGGTACGGGAACTCGGCCTTCAGCTCTGCCAGGGCGTTGAGAACACCCCTGTACTGGGTATCTCCCTCCGGCTGGACGCTCTCCTGGAGCGGGTTCATGTGAATTGCCAGAGCATCGGCCTGGATGGTCTCAACGGCCTTGAGCGCCTCCTCGATGCCGTAGCGCTCGGGAATCGTCTCGGAGAACTGGGGAGCGCCGAGGTTCCCAACGAGAAATACATCCGGGGCGACGTCCCTAACGTAGTAGCTCTCCCAGGTTTCGGGCTTCCTTATCATGGCCCTCTGACTTCCAACGCCCATCGGTATGTTGAGCTCCTGAGCGGCCTTCGCTAGCGTCTTGTTTATCTTCCCAGCCAGCTGAGAACCCTTCGTTCCTCCGGTCATTCCCGCTATGAAAATCGGGTAGTCGAACTTCCTTCCAAGGAACTCGACGCTCAAATCTATCTCGTCCTTATCTATCTCGGGAAGGCTCATGTGGACGAAGTGCACATCTTCAAAACCGTTGCTCACGTGAGCCTGAACGTTCCGCTTTAGGCAGTGCTCTATGTGCTCGAACTTTCTGATGACCGTGAGTTCTTCCTTATCAAAGGCCTGCATTCGCACCACCGAAGGGGAAAGGGGGGTGGAAGTTAAGAGGTTTTTGGAGCACCGGCTGGCGGTTTGACCCTCGATAATCTCCGCAAACGTTTATATATTTCAAAAACAAAGTTGACTTATTACGTTCTTATTCAAAAGGAGATGCGTATGATGTCAACCACCACTGGAACTGAAGAAAGCTATGCCCTGTTTATAGACCTCGACAGGGAAAAAGCCGTCAGGAAAAGACTGGCGCCTTCTGAAGTTAAAGCCTACCTCGGCGGCAGGGGCTTCAACTCAAGGAAGCTCTTTGAGATGGTCAATGGAAAGATAGACCCTCTCGGCCCGGAGAACGTTCTCGCCCTCGGAAACGGCACCTTCGCCGGCACTGTCCTTCCAATGACCAGCAGGCTCCACGTGAGCACAATATCCCCTCTCTCGGGGATACTCGGTGACGGGAACGCCGGCGGGGAGTTCGCGGCGATGATGCGGTATGCGGGCTACGACCAGATTGTCGTGCTCGGAAGGGCGGACAAACCGAAGTACGTCTGGATCGAAGATGAAACCGTCGAGTTCAGGGACGCGGAAGGACTGTGGGGGATGAAGACGGGGGAGCTGGTTGACGTCCTCCGTGATGAGCACGGGGACGATGTAAGTGTGGCCGGTATAGGACCGGCTGGAGAGAACCTCGTCAGGTTCGCCACCACCATGGTGGACAAGTACCACGCGGGGGCGAGGGGAAGCGGGGCCGTCTGGGGTTCTAAGAACCTCAAGGCGATAGCCATCAGGGGGACGAAGGGCGTTGAACCCGCCGACCCGGAGACCTTCTACGGGCTTGCCAAGGAGGATCTGGAGTACTTCAAGAGGAGCGAGTTCGTGAGGAAGATTTACTCCGTCATAGGTACCCACTATGGTCTTCTAAGCTGGCACCCGGGCTGGAGGTACTTCTCGAAATATCTCGGCCCTGACGAGCTTCCGAAGGGCCTTAGACCCGAGGATTTAGCAGCTTACGAAGTCGGCAGAACTCAGTGCTACTCCTGCCCCCTAGCCTGCAAGGACGTCTACTACCTTCCGAAAACTGGAGAATACGGCACGTCGAGCGAGTTCGAGTCCATCTACGCCCTCGGCTCGAACAACTGCATCACTGACACCGAGGCCGTCCTCCAGATGGAGCACATGGCGGACGAGTACGGGATGGACGTGATAACCCTCGGCGACACGATAGCCCTCGCGAGGCTTTTGCACGAGAGGGGAATCCTGAGCGACGAAGTTCTCGACGGCGTTTCCCTCGAATGGGGAGACGCTGAGGGGCAGATCGAGCTGGTTAGGATGACAGCCTACAGGAAGGGCTTTGGGAATATGATCGCAGAGGGCTACCGCAACTTCGCGAAGCTCGTCGACAGGGAGGCTCTGGCATACAGCTACGACGTGAAGGGTCTCAACAGGGGCTGGTACGAGGTCGATTTCATGAACGGAATCTTCACCCTCGCCCACGCCACCTCGACTAGGGGAGCAGACCACCTCAGGGGCCGCTCCTGGGCCTACTGGGAGAACGATGTCAACATGGACCCGGAAGCGGTAAGGGGAATGCTTGAGGCAGGGCTTCCCGATTACCGCGTCGATCCCGTTGGGGCGGTCATAGCGGGGGAGAGGGCCTGCACCCTAGCGGATTCCCTCGGAAGGTGTAAGGGTTCGATAAACATGTGGTTCCAGGCAGTTCCGCTCGTTTGGAAGTACCCAATCTTCAGGGGGACTGCGATGCTCCTCACGGCCTTCACGGGAATGGAGTTCAGTGAGAAGGACGTTGTTGAGGCCCTTGACAGGATATACCTGACGGAGATGGCCATAAACGTGAAGCAGGGCATCAGGAAGAAGCACTACAACGTGAAGTTTCCGCCCGAGCTGGCGAAGACCGAGAAGTTCAGGAGGCAGGAAAAGCGGCACTGGGAGATGGTGGACGAGTACCTCGAGAGGAGGGGCTGCGACGTGGAGACGGCCCGTCCAAAGGGGGAAACGCTGGAGAGGCTCGGCATTGGCTACGTGGCGGACGAGATAGAGGGAAAGGAGTTCCCTGAGTGGGACGGGCCAGCCCTCTGGCCGCTGGAGAGCTATCCTGGGGGTGAGTGAATGCAGATTCTGGGTATCATCTACGAGAACTGCACAGGTTGCCACCTGTGCGAGCTTGTATGCTCCTACACTCACGAGGGAGTCTTTAACCCGCTGCTCTCGAGGATAACCGTTCTGACGAAGCCAGAGGTTCAGGCCTCCGCCCCTGTCTACTGCCTCCAGTGCAGGGACGCCGCATGCGAGAGAGTCTGCCCGGTGGATGCAATCCACCTCGATGGAAAGGTCGGGGCTTATCTCATAGACTACTCCCGTTGCATAGGGTGTCGCGAGTGTGCCTATGCCTGCCCGTTTGGGGCCATAAGCTTCGACTTCGACGTCAAGCCGATAAAATGCGACCTATGCGGCGGCGATCCAGAGTGCGCCCAGGTCTGCCCCCGCGACGCGATAATTTATGGCCCGAAGGAGAAGGTCATGAGAGAGCTGAAGAAGGCCAAGGCCGCGGGGGTTTCCTACGGAATATACGGGCAACTATCAGGTGAACCTTCTCCTTATCGGACCAAAAAGGCCGAAGAGGCCACGGCACTCCTCAGGGAGATATGGAAAAGGAACGAGGGGCTTGAGCTGTGAACGGGAGAGAGTACCTCCTCCACGTCCTCTCTGAGAAATGCACGGGCTGCGGGGACTGTGTGGAAGCCTGCCCGATGGATGAGCCGGCGATAAGGATACCGGAGGTCTCCGGCGGCTGGGACGTCGTCGTATGCAGGCACTGCAGTCCAGCCCCATGCGTGGAGGCATGCGAGTTCGGGGCGCTCTGGGTGAAGGATGATGGAACGGTGTTCCTTGCCAGGGAGTTATGTACCTCCTGCAAGGCCTGCACCGCCGTCTGCCCTTTTGGGGCTGTTTTCCTTGGGACGACGGGAGAGATGGTCAAGTGCGACCTCTGTAAGGGAAAACCGAGGTGCGTGGAAGCCTGCAGGGAGGGGGCGCTCATTTACGATAGGTTCACTGAGAAAAAGGCCTTAATGGAGGAGAAGAAGCCGGTGAAGGAGCTTCTGGCCTTCAGGGGGCTGGTCTGAGGTGTCTCCAGGGGGAACGGTCATCATCGGGGGCGGCGTTGGAGGAATCTACACCGCTATGAACCTGATAAAGGAAGGGGTCGAGCCGGGGGAGATAACTCTCATCGCTAGGGAGTGGCCGCCCTACACGAGGCATAGGCTCGCGGAGTTTCTGGCATTGAGCGCGCCCTTCGATAGCATAGCCCTGAGGCTCGCCGGGAGGCTTCAAACGATGGGCGTTAATGTCTTGGAAGGGGCGGAGGCTCTTTCGCTGAACCCAAAGGAGCGGAGAGTTACGGTGAGACTCAACGGCAGAACTCTTGAAGTAAGCTTCACCAACCTCGTCATCGCGACCGGAGGGAGGCCGGCCGTTCCCCCGATTCCGGGCGTGAACCTCAAAGGCGTCATCTCCTTCCACGGGGTTGAGGATGTTGAGTTCCTCGAATCTCTGCCTGCTCAGGAGGATGTCGTTGTCATCGGAGCCGGCCTCGTGGGGCTGACGGCGGCGGTTGCCATGAGGAGGCGCGGGCAGGGGGTAACCGTCGTGGAGGCCAGGG encodes the following:
- a CDS encoding proton-conducting transporter transmembrane domain-containing protein, encoding MIAVLVAVPLLFAFLTALTIPVRMEKYAKYLFLAGALLPWFVYLALGEGSGVVGNWPRVGGIEVALDAYNSLLILGELILFSAVALYSISYFKREVKALVLLLLVHASLLGAFISRDLFNFYIFMEIASVSSFALVGLSGERRATRAAYKYLMLSLLASYFFVFSIGVIYLKTGYLNLELISRVPPSAEIRAAVALALASLLLKAGIFPLHLWLPDAHANAPSPVSALLSGAVVKAPAYGMVLLSLYLPLSRTFREVLLGTAFASMLFGVAMALLQKDVKRLLAYHTVSQMGYVLLGIGTLNPLGAVYYAFAHMLFKGGLFLSAGAMVDKAKSRKLEKLSYRGDPLLMLSTLMLSLAIGGIWPFVGSPAKAVLLKGLPYGKELFYLAGLGTLASFTKLNYYLMHGEGGRSGALVLPSFMMALAALLAGISLGAVPKAIDAYLLLGGVLLFTLLKASGLLEVKLPKREITPKDVNIGAALFALFLLLLLHLSQG
- a CDS encoding cation:proton antiporter subunit C, whose translation is MINAETAGIIVMLIGLYGLISKEKAIKQVLSINVVSLGLILFFIGTGYVEGGDFPIMPSTPVDPLPATLMLTTLVVDVAITALALAMILRNGGEWA
- a CDS encoding Na(+)/H(+) antiporter subunit B, with protein sequence MKMSLVVRTTTKLVAPFLVTYGAYLTIYGYESPGGGFQAGVIFAVSVILLMTAYGYRRTRKHFPLRTVQLVESSAALFIVGVALMGLAFGAFFLNFLRPYIPGGTIMTFNVGVALKVGTSFVLVFYILARWVDRD
- the mbhE gene encoding hydrogen gas-evolving membrane-bound hydrogenase subunit E, with protein sequence MKRLIGALISSALLLELLRLDYTKVSGGSYAYYLTNWREVGIPNLVTAILADWRAYDSLGEATLLFAAATAFYLLLGRRMK
- a CDS encoding hydrogenase subunit MbhD domain-containing protein, encoding MPGTIHEVLLIAIILLSASVVEAEKLTSAVLRYGLLSLAFVIVLIQLKAPDVALSAVVVGAIVTGLFLYTIKEVGE
- the mnhG gene encoding monovalent cation/H(+) antiporter subunit G yields the protein MIAFLFLLFGLFIMLFGALGLLRFPDVYTRLHATAKCDTGGAISILLALALASDFSLTGKLKFLVIAFMIAMINPMVSHAIARAAYKSGVKPKAVVDMYAWDNP
- a CDS encoding monovalent cation/H+ antiporter complex subunit F — protein: MAEENLLVILPYAVAFLVFTATLVSYRVIFGPTLADRAVALNTATTKAVVIIAMLSLLYDAPYLLDVSIVLLMVNAVGGLIIAKYMEVRA
- a CDS encoding Na+/H+ antiporter subunit E translates to MGRVHFYLRERLDEVRGRVLYESYEARKLPAWERVGITWLALFAFWLVVSGKFSPSHLITGALVTLAIATVTRDFLTDDIRQTGHLLSKAAYIFLFLVPQYLFIMAFRLLESNLKVVKNVLFMDINPGIVKVKADLHSNTGLTVLANSITLTPGTLTLDVNKKLGEAYLYVHWIDVETLDQEKAGMKIKGELEEWLKKIFW
- a CDS encoding PPC domain-containing DNA-binding protein; amino-acid sequence: MRFSKGRNFLFRVPEGEELLSYINRFAEEHNVLIGIINAIGSLRNPEIGYFDEKAGEYKVIELKGTFELVSLMGNISLKEGKPFAHIHVSLGGPDGRLYGGHLVEGEVFVAEVFIQELLGEPLERKPQDNGLALWDAET
- a CDS encoding chromate resistance protein ChrB domain-containing protein, producing the protein MKWVTREHVHVDRVACPWLIKRFIDPEAEFIFVPRDTDPSTITEGIPFDFKGVELGHHDGKCSFDAFVEKYNITDPAVLKIAEIVREADTHVENPQPLAVALDILARGYRMISKDDYETLEKEFPLYDAMYAYFKKEIEEGKA
- a CDS encoding 6-pyruvoyl trahydropterin synthase family protein, with translation MGFRISERKIGWHKDFDSSHFLALPYESKCLRIHGHTYNVDVEIWGELNENGMIFDFNHLSKLIKLLDHRILVSEGWVVEREDGVLVIEKNGKRLELPKDEAVVLDKPNVTAEYIAEWFAERIAEKAGDNVRKIKVKIWEDPRSYAEVTLER
- a CDS encoding DUF4263 domain-containing protein; this translates as MEEEIFGISGVNGAFVVTGKDSGFWRIIFTNHGFIGRYKNQLPEDSTIFVLANDTIPVKVEHNGEAKLVDVGIYWVVRKQRHVKHIPFAWIFGKSSTLKEISPLSHAESDFYFILFNRLYEIITNGYQRIIDKIAKLKALEMYMELIARIEDEIRNTIYTTKADEQVFQDMLTRYKFFLWPGAMMIESQPTLQGELLRRPDFRIQTKEGREIYVEIEPPRYKPFIGTRKSTRLKGALNQISDWRKIIGNNSNVLYMIIIGLFEELTEEEKRALSSFNESQDNLVVVTWEYILENVEKIKEGINKELAGDM
- the fni gene encoding type 2 isopentenyl-diphosphate Delta-isomerase, which translates into the protein MQAFDKEELTVIRKFEHIEHCLKRNVQAHVSNGFEDVHFVHMSLPEIDKDEIDLSVEFLGRKFDYPIFIAGMTGGTKGSQLAGKINKTLAKAAQELNIPMGVGSQRAMIRKPETWESYYVRDVAPDVFLVGNLGAPQFSETIPERYGIEEALKAVETIQADALAIHMNPLQESVQPEGDTQYRGVLNALAELKAEFPYPIIAKETGAGVSMEVAIKLESIGIDAIDVGGLGGTSWSGVEYYRAKDELGKDLALRFWDWGIKTAISVAEVRYATELPIIATGGMRDGIAMAKALAMGATFAGVALPLLKPAVKGDVEGVIKILRRYIEEIRNAMFLVGARNVEELRRVPIVVTGFTREWLEQRIDLPAYMRSRGI
- a CDS encoding aldehyde ferredoxin oxidoreductase family protein gives rise to the protein MRMMSTTTGTEESYALFIDLDREKAVRKRLAPSEVKAYLGGRGFNSRKLFEMVNGKIDPLGPENVLALGNGTFAGTVLPMTSRLHVSTISPLSGILGDGNAGGEFAAMMRYAGYDQIVVLGRADKPKYVWIEDETVEFRDAEGLWGMKTGELVDVLRDEHGDDVSVAGIGPAGENLVRFATTMVDKYHAGARGSGAVWGSKNLKAIAIRGTKGVEPADPETFYGLAKEDLEYFKRSEFVRKIYSVIGTHYGLLSWHPGWRYFSKYLGPDELPKGLRPEDLAAYEVGRTQCYSCPLACKDVYYLPKTGEYGTSSEFESIYALGSNNCITDTEAVLQMEHMADEYGMDVITLGDTIALARLLHERGILSDEVLDGVSLEWGDAEGQIELVRMTAYRKGFGNMIAEGYRNFAKLVDREALAYSYDVKGLNRGWYEVDFMNGIFTLAHATSTRGADHLRGRSWAYWENDVNMDPEAVRGMLEAGLPDYRVDPVGAVIAGERACTLADSLGRCKGSINMWFQAVPLVWKYPIFRGTAMLLTAFTGMEFSEKDVVEALDRIYLTEMAINVKQGIRKKHYNVKFPPELAKTEKFRRQEKRHWEMVDEYLERRGCDVETARPKGETLERLGIGYVADEIEGKEFPEWDGPALWPLESYPGGE
- a CDS encoding 4Fe-4S dicluster domain-containing protein; translation: MQILGIIYENCTGCHLCELVCSYTHEGVFNPLLSRITVLTKPEVQASAPVYCLQCRDAACERVCPVDAIHLDGKVGAYLIDYSRCIGCRECAYACPFGAISFDFDVKPIKCDLCGGDPECAQVCPRDAIIYGPKEKVMRELKKAKAAGVSYGIYGQLSGEPSPYRTKKAEEATALLREIWKRNEGLEL
- a CDS encoding 4Fe-4S binding protein, producing MNGREYLLHVLSEKCTGCGDCVEACPMDEPAIRIPEVSGGWDVVVCRHCSPAPCVEACEFGALWVKDDGTVFLARELCTSCKACTAVCPFGAVFLGTTGEMVKCDLCKGKPRCVEACREGALIYDRFTEKKALMEEKKPVKELLAFRGLV